The Candidatus Manganitrophus noduliformans genome includes a window with the following:
- a CDS encoding DHH family phosphoesterase, whose product MRYIVFCDDSFFYQVLKSHREAGSAWLFVVQEPELADWLQKKKVPVIQGPFSAQATYQRAKIGREDRVIIALSKTKLFSPILRLLSKEKVRPSLLLSRNKEAVDLGSPDLKVVSCTDLLSSPLFWELRAISLREKTREIHRILGEAERVLILVQDDPDPDAIASALALRTLLGRNKLTAPIASFGVVDRPENMAMLKHLEIEVDRIDAKRLSGYDRICFVDTQPSRFPVKFPRIDVVIDHHPEEKGYHAAYREIRSNQGATSTVMTEYLRAEDVKISHRLATALLYGIGTDTAFLERGTHPGDVEAFSFLYPLANHGLIRQIERPEFPQEEAGFVQKAIRRWRIEHRLLVSHLGQVPRQDIVPRLADFFTQVEGIDWSVLSGIVGGNLIVSARNMGKSGNAGSLMKEAFGSYGRAGGHRFMAKAVMPLKGFREVFGRADERFVRDLIFDRLADLLQREAVAV is encoded by the coding sequence ATGAGATATATTGTTTTTTGTGATGATTCCTTTTTTTATCAGGTATTAAAGAGCCACCGCGAGGCCGGGAGCGCCTGGCTTTTCGTCGTGCAAGAGCCCGAGCTTGCCGACTGGCTTCAGAAGAAAAAGGTTCCGGTGATCCAGGGTCCCTTCTCCGCTCAAGCGACCTATCAACGGGCGAAGATCGGCCGCGAGGACCGCGTGATCATTGCGCTCTCCAAGACCAAGCTATTCAGCCCGATTTTGAGGCTCCTTTCGAAAGAAAAGGTCCGGCCTTCGCTGCTGCTCTCCCGGAACAAGGAGGCGGTCGATCTCGGCTCTCCCGATCTGAAGGTGGTCTCCTGCACCGATCTTCTCTCCTCTCCGCTTTTCTGGGAGCTTCGGGCGATCTCGCTTCGCGAGAAGACCCGGGAGATCCACCGGATCTTGGGAGAAGCGGAGCGGGTCTTGATCCTTGTCCAGGATGATCCCGATCCCGACGCCATCGCGTCGGCCCTGGCGCTCCGGACCCTGCTGGGCCGGAACAAGCTGACCGCGCCGATCGCCTCGTTCGGGGTGGTCGATCGTCCCGAAAACATGGCGATGCTCAAGCATCTTGAGATCGAAGTCGACCGGATCGACGCCAAGCGTCTCTCCGGCTATGACCGGATCTGCTTCGTCGACACCCAGCCGAGCCGTTTCCCGGTCAAGTTTCCGCGGATCGACGTGGTGATCGACCATCATCCGGAGGAGAAGGGATACCATGCGGCCTATCGGGAGATCCGGTCGAACCAGGGGGCGACCTCGACCGTGATGACCGAGTATCTGCGCGCCGAAGATGTCAAAATCAGCCATCGGCTCGCCACGGCCCTCCTCTATGGAATCGGAACCGACACCGCCTTCTTGGAGCGGGGGACCCATCCCGGCGATGTGGAGGCGTTCTCCTTTCTTTATCCGCTGGCAAACCATGGCCTCATCCGGCAGATCGAGCGTCCGGAGTTCCCGCAAGAGGAGGCCGGTTTCGTTCAGAAGGCGATCCGCCGGTGGCGGATCGAACATCGCCTTTTGGTGTCGCACTTGGGACAGGTTCCCCGCCAGGATATCGTCCCGCGGTTGGCCGACTTCTTCACCCAAGTGGAGGGAATCGACTGGTCGGTTCTCTCCGGGATCGTGGGGGGAAATCTGATCGTCTCCGCGAGAAACATGGGGAAGAGCGGAAACGCGGGGAGCCTCATGAAAGAGGCGTTCGGTTCCTACGGGCGAGCCGGCGGGCATCGGTTTATGGCCAAGGCGGTGATGCCGTTGAAGGGCTTCCGGGAAGTGTTCGGACGGGCGGACGAGCGGTTCGTTCGGGACCTGATCTTCGATCGATTGGCCGATCTTCTCCAGCGAGAGGCGGTGGCGGTATGA
- a CDS encoding ABC transporter permease, which translates to MINPLQAARVRLPWRGLLITMVFLVLFPLLIMPIGAIFVFATRDGLSRFITALTGEGAQFALRLSLFVALITSLLNSVLGTLTAYIFANYRFPAKRPLGILINLPVAIPTVVVGTSLLLLWGPIGLVGRYLDPLGFRPMFAITGILLAHVFVTFPYMLGAVKPVLDELEVTYEEAAYTMGAGRLKTFWYVILPSLRGALFTGTLLTFAHSLGEFGATVMVSGNLRLRTQTAPLYIFSQFEAGNIEAANAVAAVLAILSFAIFFILLRVTEREEPA; encoded by the coding sequence ATGATCAATCCGCTGCAGGCGGCGCGTGTTCGGCTCCCGTGGAGGGGGCTTCTGATCACGATGGTCTTCCTGGTGTTGTTCCCCTTGCTGATCATGCCGATCGGGGCGATCTTCGTTTTCGCCACCCGCGACGGGCTCTCCCGGTTCATCACCGCGCTGACGGGGGAGGGGGCGCAGTTTGCCCTTCGATTAAGCCTCTTCGTCGCGCTGATTACCAGTCTCTTGAACTCGGTATTGGGGACCCTCACCGCCTATATTTTCGCGAACTATCGCTTTCCGGCGAAGCGGCCGCTTGGGATCTTGATCAACCTTCCGGTCGCGATTCCGACCGTCGTCGTCGGGACCTCTTTGCTGCTGCTCTGGGGACCGATCGGTCTGGTCGGCCGTTATCTCGACCCGCTCGGCTTCCGGCCGATGTTCGCGATCACCGGCATTCTTCTGGCGCATGTTTTCGTCACCTTCCCGTATATGCTCGGAGCGGTAAAGCCGGTGCTGGATGAGTTGGAGGTCACCTATGAAGAGGCGGCCTACACGATGGGAGCGGGGCGATTGAAGACCTTCTGGTACGTCATTCTCCCTTCGCTTCGCGGGGCGCTCTTTACCGGAACGTTGCTGACCTTTGCCCACTCTCTCGGGGAATTCGGGGCGACGGTGATGGTGTCGGGGAATTTGCGTCTGCGGACCCAGACGGCGCCGCTCTATATTTTTTCCCAATTCGAAGCGGGAAACATCGAAGCGGCCAATGCCGTTGCCGCGGTCCTCGCGATACTTTCGTTTGCCATCTTCTTTATCTTGCTTCGCGTGACCGAGAGAGAAGAACCGGCCTGA
- a CDS encoding tetratricopeptide repeat protein, protein MLSRFLIFYIVMLFTGSPLLAILVILGIYLAFDYQFTGFLRRGVQIFRLESEISGLKKEVALNPHNAAALSDLGRLLVMRGKEHQALPYLERAYERLSDTEETIYYLGLAFLVTGREVDGEALILKALEKNPKFRYGEPALRLAEHYGKRGRVQEAQTFFDRFFSIHSSSPEGYYKFGQFQLQVGNRAGAAESFRKAIEIFKLSPSFKKRQDRLWAYKARFHLLTASGTR, encoded by the coding sequence ATGCTGTCACGGTTTCTTATTTTTTACATCGTCATGCTTTTCACCGGAAGCCCCCTCCTCGCGATCCTCGTCATCCTCGGCATCTACTTGGCCTTCGACTACCAGTTCACCGGGTTTCTCCGCCGGGGGGTTCAGATCTTTCGGCTGGAGTCGGAGATCTCCGGATTAAAGAAAGAGGTGGCGCTGAATCCGCATAACGCCGCCGCCCTGAGCGACCTGGGGCGTCTTCTGGTGATGCGCGGCAAGGAGCATCAAGCGCTCCCCTATCTGGAGCGCGCTTACGAGCGGCTCTCCGACACCGAGGAGACGATCTACTACCTCGGCCTCGCCTTTCTTGTGACCGGCCGCGAGGTCGACGGGGAGGCGTTGATCCTCAAGGCGCTGGAGAAAAATCCCAAGTTCCGGTACGGCGAACCGGCGCTCCGCCTCGCGGAACACTATGGAAAGAGGGGGCGGGTCCAGGAGGCGCAGACTTTCTTTGACCGTTTTTTCTCGATCCACTCCTCGAGCCCGGAGGGCTACTACAAATTCGGGCAATTCCAGCTTCAGGTCGGCAATCGGGCCGGGGCCGCCGAGAGTTTCCGGAAGGCGATCGAAATCTTCAAGCTCTCCCCCTCGTTCAAGAAGAGGCAAGATCGCCTTTGGGCCTACAAGGCGCGCTTTCACCTACTCACCGCCTCCGGGACGCGTTAA
- a CDS encoding RNA recognition motif domain-containing protein produces MKIFVGNLSRDVNDADLQKAFEAFGKVDSATVIKDKFSGESRGFGFVEMSSGSEAQAAISGMNGKELKGRAVNVNEARPREERGGGGGGRDRGGRPGGGGGRRF; encoded by the coding sequence ATGAAAATTTTTGTCGGCAATTTGTCTCGAGACGTTAATGATGCGGACTTGCAGAAGGCGTTTGAGGCCTTCGGGAAAGTAGATTCTGCCACGGTCATAAAGGACAAATTCTCGGGAGAGTCGAGGGGGTTTGGGTTCGTGGAGATGTCGTCGGGATCGGAAGCGCAGGCGGCCATCAGCGGAATGAACGGAAAAGAGTTGAAGGGAAGAGCGGTCAATGTGAATGAGGCCCGTCCCCGCGAAGAGAGAGGCGGCGGTGGAGGGGGCAGAGACCGCGGCGGAAGACCGGGAGGCGGCGGCGGGCGGCGATTCTAA
- a CDS encoding FGGY family carbohydrate kinase, translated as MPSSSRWAIAALDQGSSRSRAVLFDLKGKPLARAEAPLRTDTPKPGWVEHDPEEMLSGVRAVLRKVLREAKRLERAPIALGIANQRSTFICWDRKSGKAISPAISWQDRRAGDLLSRWEGPDFAAKTGLPLTPYYSAAKLAWLLDRFKREKRSIGDLLCGTVNAFLIWHLTEGKVHQTDPTNAARMLLYSLDRGDWDDGLLDHFGIPRAILPAVAPTQSAFGEAVIDRVHLPITCSIGDQQASLAGLGGLREGIANVNYGTGGFFLVNTGPKRCAVPGLLTSIAWSNENETTYLVEGTVNGIGPLFAWLRDLGLIGSEAAVDAACARSKERIFFLPALIGLGAPHWDNRVPTSIVGLTGASRKEDLVRGAVEGIAFLMTDILHALQTKEPIPVRKIIASGGGSQIKSLLQIQSDFFGKPITATHDPESTVRGAAFLAGEAIGAADRRVFQFSPLKETFSPRMGKAEREALYRGWEKTLALAKGWR; from the coding sequence ATGCCCTCTTCCTCTCGCTGGGCCATTGCGGCGTTGGACCAGGGGAGCAGCCGCTCCCGGGCGGTCCTCTTTGATCTAAAAGGCAAGCCGCTCGCCCGCGCCGAAGCCCCGCTTCGAACCGACACTCCCAAACCGGGATGGGTGGAGCATGATCCGGAGGAGATGTTGAGCGGTGTTCGGGCCGTTCTCCGGAAGGTCCTTCGGGAGGCGAAGCGATTGGAAAGGGCGCCGATCGCCCTCGGCATCGCCAACCAGCGCTCCACCTTCATCTGCTGGGACCGGAAAAGCGGCAAGGCGATCTCCCCGGCGATCAGCTGGCAAGACCGGCGGGCCGGCGACCTCCTCTCCCGCTGGGAAGGTCCCGACTTCGCCGCGAAAACCGGCCTCCCCCTCACCCCCTACTACTCCGCCGCCAAACTTGCCTGGCTCCTCGATCGATTCAAAAGAGAAAAACGATCGATCGGGGATCTCCTCTGCGGGACGGTGAATGCTTTTTTGATCTGGCATCTCACCGAAGGGAAAGTCCATCAAACCGATCCGACCAACGCCGCCCGGATGCTCCTCTACAGCCTCGACCGGGGCGATTGGGACGACGGCCTGCTCGACCACTTCGGCATTCCCAGGGCGATCCTCCCCGCGGTCGCTCCGACGCAGTCGGCCTTCGGCGAGGCGGTGATCGACCGGGTTCATCTTCCGATCACTTGCAGCATCGGCGACCAGCAGGCGTCGCTCGCCGGCCTGGGGGGACTCCGGGAAGGGATTGCAAATGTGAACTACGGGACCGGCGGCTTTTTCCTCGTCAACACCGGCCCGAAGCGGTGCGCCGTTCCGGGGCTTCTCACCAGCATCGCCTGGTCGAACGAAAATGAGACGACTTACCTGGTGGAGGGAACGGTCAACGGCATCGGCCCCCTCTTCGCCTGGCTGCGCGATCTTGGGCTGATCGGATCGGAAGCGGCGGTCGACGCCGCCTGCGCCCGATCGAAAGAGCGGATCTTCTTCCTCCCCGCGCTGATCGGCCTCGGCGCGCCCCATTGGGACAATCGGGTTCCGACAAGCATCGTAGGGCTGACCGGCGCGTCCCGCAAGGAAGATCTCGTCCGGGGCGCGGTGGAAGGGATCGCCTTCTTGATGACCGATATCCTTCACGCCCTTCAAACGAAGGAGCCGATCCCGGTCCGGAAAATCATCGCGAGCGGAGGGGGCTCGCAAATCAAAAGCCTCCTCCAGATCCAATCGGACTTCTTCGGCAAGCCGATCACGGCGACGCACGATCCCGAATCGACGGTCCGCGGCGCCGCCTTCCTGGCGGGCGAAGCGATCGGCGCCGCCGACCGAAGGGTCTTTCAATTCTCTCCCCTGAAGGAAACGTTCTCTCCCCGCATGGGGAAAGCCGAGCGGGAGGCGCTTTATCGCGGATGGGAGAAGACGCTCGCGCTGGCGAAAGGGTGGCGCTAA
- a CDS encoding universal stress protein — protein sequence MSISLKNISKLYGEQSVVEDVTLEIFPGELFVLLGASGSGKTTILRMIAGLVTPDQGEILLQGKVVNDLTPQERNVGFVFQNYSLFRHMTVAENIGFGLQLRRVPREERDKKIHHLLELIGLPGFGHRYPSQLSGGQQQRVAVARALAYEPSVLLLDEPFGALDLKTRIQLRQSLKQIHRQLGVTTVMVTHDQADAFELGDRIGIMDRGKLLATGAPADIYKRPKSEYVAQFLGSANFFTGLMQERHIQIGSAFLPLPEGTAAPEKGERVQVLIRPEQIEIAPSREALHGTFIGEGEIRDFLFVGGFHRMTVQVSGVVRSLTAGFGDTDPTVLSVQMGLAQTSFPIGSGQKVVVGVTSFHILPYQGLHILVGIDGSEHGEHALHFASYLAQKTQGRLTILGVAERYLEEAKAREGLTQASQAAQQELQEVETAYRRGHPAEEILNETEQNRYDLVVLGTRGRHAPGRFLGSTAARVSVNAPVPTLLTPTPFQDFKKILVCVSSEKVRKSDIRFVGRIARSTGASVTLFHVTPEGEENGGAFYLQGVLRILESLGLRVETKVGEGEIVGSILKEAYEGSYDLLVLGTRIGNLREAFLTNSVTSQVLSQVDRPVLILHIRPPS from the coding sequence ATGTCCATTTCACTTAAAAATATCTCGAAATTATACGGCGAGCAGTCGGTGGTCGAGGATGTCACCCTGGAGATCTTCCCCGGAGAGCTCTTCGTTTTGCTCGGAGCGAGCGGCAGCGGCAAGACGACGATCCTCCGGATGATCGCCGGGCTCGTCACCCCCGATCAGGGGGAGATCCTGCTGCAAGGGAAGGTGGTGAACGATCTGACCCCCCAGGAGAGAAACGTCGGCTTCGTCTTCCAGAACTACTCCCTCTTCCGTCACATGACGGTCGCCGAGAACATCGGATTCGGACTTCAGCTCCGGCGGGTTCCCCGCGAGGAGCGGGATAAGAAGATCCATCATCTTCTGGAGCTGATCGGGCTTCCCGGCTTCGGCCATCGTTATCCCTCTCAGCTCTCCGGCGGCCAGCAGCAGCGGGTCGCGGTGGCGCGGGCGCTTGCTTATGAGCCGAGTGTGCTTTTGCTCGACGAGCCGTTCGGCGCGCTCGACCTGAAGACCCGCATACAACTCCGGCAAAGCCTCAAGCAGATCCATCGGCAACTCGGGGTGACCACGGTGATGGTGACCCACGATCAGGCCGACGCGTTCGAGCTGGGAGACCGGATCGGGATTATGGATCGGGGAAAGCTCCTCGCCACCGGCGCTCCGGCCGATATTTACAAGCGGCCCAAGTCGGAGTATGTGGCGCAATTCCTCGGCTCGGCGAACTTCTTCACGGGGTTGATGCAGGAGCGGCACATTCAGATCGGCTCGGCTTTCCTCCCTCTTCCGGAGGGGACCGCGGCACCGGAAAAAGGAGAGCGGGTGCAGGTGTTGATCCGGCCGGAGCAGATCGAAATTGCACCGAGCCGGGAGGCGCTTCACGGCACCTTTATCGGGGAGGGGGAGATTCGGGATTTCCTCTTTGTCGGGGGATTCCACCGGATGACGGTGCAGGTCTCCGGAGTCGTCCGCTCCCTCACCGCCGGCTTCGGCGACACCGATCCGACGGTTCTTTCGGTGCAGATGGGATTGGCGCAGACGAGCTTCCCGATCGGATCGGGACAGAAGGTCGTCGTCGGGGTGACCTCTTTCCATATCCTTCCGTATCAGGGGCTGCATATTCTGGTGGGGATCGACGGGTCGGAGCATGGGGAGCATGCGCTTCACTTTGCCTCTTATTTGGCGCAGAAGACCCAGGGACGGCTGACGATTCTGGGGGTGGCCGAGCGTTATCTGGAAGAGGCCAAGGCGCGCGAGGGACTGACTCAGGCAAGCCAGGCGGCCCAGCAGGAGCTTCAGGAGGTGGAGACGGCGTATCGGCGGGGACATCCCGCGGAGGAAATCCTCAACGAGACGGAGCAGAACCGGTACGACCTGGTCGTCCTTGGCACCCGCGGCCGCCACGCCCCGGGCCGCTTTCTCGGATCGACCGCCGCGCGGGTGTCGGTGAACGCGCCGGTGCCGACGCTGCTGACGCCGACCCCCTTCCAGGATTTTAAGAAGATTCTCGTCTGTGTCTCAAGCGAGAAGGTCCGTAAATCGGATATTCGTTTCGTCGGGCGAATCGCCCGGAGCACCGGCGCCAGCGTGACCCTTTTCCACGTGACGCCGGAGGGGGAAGAGAACGGCGGGGCTTTCTACCTTCAGGGGGTTCTTCGGATTTTGGAGAGCCTCGGTCTCCGGGTGGAAACAAAGGTCGGGGAGGGGGAGATCGTCGGCTCGATCTTGAAAGAGGCCTATGAGGGAAGCTACGATCTGTTGGTCCTCGGCACCCGGATCGGGAATCTCCGCGAGGCCTTCCTGACCAACAGCGTCACCAGCCAGGTCCTCTCCCAGGTCGACCGCCCCGTATTGATTCTGCATATCCGTCCGCCGAGTTAA
- a CDS encoding DNA integrity scanning protein DisA nucleotide-binding domain protein, which produces MKKGYSAAEKPGFDMNDVFLSAASDVAAGVGAQAILLYADLLTDYTPLKILSKELNLILVARGERAYQRAQRYFEKVVRVPQIELTRMGQMKLGVMMGLSAGLVRVGDRIVCLSGIGRFGFLDSIVVLDIGREFEILTSADLTDLSREIRYDVFEAILSLAVELAYQGRAGKMVGALFVLGDHERVLQLSRQMIINPFHGYPEEERNLIDPMLKETLKEFSAIDGAFVIREDGVILSAGRHLDASFEGKDLLQGLGSRHLAAAGITAVTQALAVVVSESTGTVRIFKGGEIILELEKAVHRDRGASS; this is translated from the coding sequence ATGAAAAAGGGTTATTCCGCGGCAGAGAAGCCGGGCTTCGATATGAACGATGTTTTCCTCTCGGCCGCCTCGGACGTGGCGGCCGGCGTCGGGGCGCAGGCGATCCTGCTTTATGCCGACCTGTTGACCGATTATACGCCGCTGAAGATCCTTTCCAAGGAATTGAACCTGATTTTGGTGGCCCGCGGGGAGCGCGCCTATCAGCGGGCGCAGCGTTATTTTGAAAAGGTGGTCCGGGTGCCCCAGATCGAATTGACACGGATGGGGCAGATGAAGCTGGGGGTGATGATGGGTCTTTCCGCCGGGCTGGTCCGGGTGGGGGATCGAATCGTTTGTCTCTCCGGAATCGGCCGCTTCGGCTTTCTCGACAGCATCGTGGTCCTCGATATCGGGAGGGAGTTCGAGATCTTGACCTCGGCCGACCTGACCGATCTTTCCAGAGAAATCCGATACGATGTCTTCGAGGCGATCCTCAGCCTGGCGGTGGAGCTGGCCTATCAGGGCCGGGCCGGGAAAATGGTTGGAGCCCTCTTTGTCCTGGGGGACCATGAGCGGGTCTTGCAGCTCTCGCGGCAGATGATCATCAACCCCTTCCACGGCTATCCCGAAGAGGAGCGGAATCTCATCGATCCGATGCTGAAGGAGACCCTCAAGGAGTTCTCGGCGATCGACGGCGCGTTTGTGATCCGGGAAGACGGGGTGATTCTCTCCGCCGGGCGGCATCTCGACGCCTCCTTCGAAGGGAAGGATCTCCTGCAAGGTCTCGGCAGCCGGCACTTGGCGGCGGCCGGCATCACAGCGGTGACGCAGGCGCTGGCGGTGGTGGTTTCCGAATCGACCGGCACGGTCCGCATTTTCAAAGGGGGAGAAATTATCCTCGAACTGGAAAAGGCGGTGCACCGAGACCGGGGAGCGTCGTCCTAA
- a CDS encoding substrate-binding domain-containing protein → MTFSKMVVTACLLLLVAYTWPIFSQGAGNSSPTLVIYGFSILEEVISSGILPAFQKRWREQTGEEVLFYTSFAGSGTVTNQIRFGAPADVALFSHTLDAYRLKEAGVIQHDWTALPYNGIVNRTPIIYIVRPGNPKGLSSFQALRQPGIGIVHPDPQTSGGALWALLAEYGAFAFPEGGGSAAAHAGMVDLWKNVIILGSSARAARTQFEMGFGDVLITYEQEAVKDLARGKFNHEMVVPEWTIYTEHPAIAIDRNISPEERPLVETFLDFLRTEEAQRIFVEYGFRSITDPGLDAENRYFSKIPHPFTVDDLGGWPRAYSEIVEGLWRERILEEVRP, encoded by the coding sequence GTGACATTTTCTAAGATGGTTGTGACTGCTTGCCTTCTCCTTCTGGTCGCCTATACCTGGCCGATTTTTTCACAGGGGGCGGGGAATTCGTCTCCGACCCTTGTGATCTACGGCTTCAGCATTCTGGAAGAGGTGATCTCCTCCGGAATTCTTCCGGCTTTTCAGAAGCGCTGGCGGGAGCAGACCGGAGAAGAGGTCCTTTTTTACACCTCCTTTGCCGGATCGGGGACGGTGACCAATCAGATCCGGTTCGGCGCGCCGGCCGATGTCGCCCTCTTTTCTCATACGCTCGATGCATATCGGCTCAAGGAGGCGGGAGTGATTCAGCACGATTGGACCGCCCTTCCTTACAATGGAATCGTCAATCGCACCCCCATCATCTACATCGTCCGGCCGGGGAATCCTAAGGGCCTCTCCAGTTTTCAGGCGCTCCGACAGCCGGGGATCGGGATTGTTCATCCCGATCCGCAGACCTCCGGCGGGGCCCTTTGGGCGCTCCTGGCGGAATACGGGGCTTTTGCCTTCCCGGAGGGGGGCGGGTCGGCGGCGGCACATGCGGGGATGGTCGATCTTTGGAAAAATGTGATCATCCTCGGATCGTCGGCCCGCGCCGCCCGCACCCAGTTTGAGATGGGGTTCGGCGACGTCCTGATCACTTACGAGCAGGAGGCGGTGAAGGACCTCGCCCGCGGAAAATTCAATCATGAGATGGTCGTTCCGGAGTGGACGATCTACACCGAGCATCCCGCCATCGCGATCGATCGGAACATCTCTCCCGAGGAGCGGCCGCTGGTGGAGACTTTTCTCGACTTTCTCCGGACGGAGGAGGCGCAGCGGATTTTTGTCGAGTATGGCTTCCGGTCGATCACCGATCCCGGTCTGGATGCCGAGAACCGCTATTTTTCGAAGATCCCCCATCCCTTTACCGTGGACGATCTGGGGGGCTGGCCGCGGGCCTATTCCGAAATTGTGGAGGGGCTCTGGAGAGAACGTATTTTGGAGGAGGTGCGCCCATGA
- a CDS encoding response regulator, with protein sequence MPKRILIVDDNEDARQLFARSLSGEGYEVTFANDGDEALRKVGWAHPDLILLDLMMPGVDGLRVCRALKQNPAYRLIPILMISAKFADPASRQQAVEAGAEEILIKPIDPSNLLAKVRSYLNKTDRV encoded by the coding sequence ATGCCGAAGCGGATACTCATCGTCGACGATAACGAAGATGCGCGTCAGCTCTTTGCTCGATCTCTGAGTGGAGAAGGCTATGAGGTCACTTTCGCGAACGATGGCGATGAAGCGCTGAGAAAGGTCGGGTGGGCACATCCGGATCTGATCCTCCTCGACCTCATGATGCCCGGCGTCGATGGATTGAGGGTCTGCCGCGCGCTTAAACAAAACCCCGCTTATCGCCTCATTCCCATTCTGATGATCAGCGCCAAATTTGCCGATCCCGCCTCTCGGCAACAAGCCGTCGAAGCCGGCGCAGAAGAGATCCTCATCAAACCGATCGACCCGTCCAATCTTCTGGCGAAGGTCAGAAGCTATCTGAACAAGACCGACCGGGTTTAA